In Deltaproteobacteria bacterium IMCC39524, the genomic stretch CGAAGGTGGATATATCTCAAGGGGTGCCAGCTCTGACATAAAAAGTTCTGACAGGCTTACAGCTCTGTTTTTTCATCCCCGGCATTCTTGTGTTTACTGAATTGGAAAAGTGTTTTGAAACGGTTCCAGAAAAGCTTTACGAAAATAGCTATGCCGGCAATGCCACCAAGTATTACCTGAAGAATCAAGCTCCCCGCGCCTGGATCCAAGTATGCATGGGCAGGGCAGGTTGAAAAAATGATCATATAAAACATTAATGTGGCGATTCCTGTTTTTCTCATTTATTTCCTCCTTGTTAGTATGTCCTACAATCAAAGAATCATCCCGATGATGGGGAAAAAAAGAAATTCAACAGTATGGCAGCCCATAACCAAAGCCACCAAAAGCTACGTTAACCTAACTTTAGTTTCCTCCAGAACAGTAGGCTCAAATCCAGTGAATCAAACAAAAAAACCGCTGGTCAGCAATAAGCCGACAACAGCGGTTGAAGTTTGATGAGTCTTGTCCAGTAAGTCGTTCGATCATCCATCCCCCATAGGATACATCAAAATTGCCATACAAATTATACTCGAGAAAAATTAGCCGTCAAAGGGACGAGGTTCTTATTATCCCTCCTACATTGTTTTGAGGGTTTGAAATTGGTTGAAATGCGAAATTCTTACTAACCCTGCAATTCAGTAAAATCTTCCGATCCTAGATAAACTTTCATGACCACTCCCACAGCAGCGGATGGGCAAAGACAGCTATTAAAGGGAGGCTATCATGGGCATGAGAGTAGGTTATGCAAGGGTTAGTACCGTTGGCCAGAAACTGGAAGTTCAAATGGACCACTTGTCAGATTGTGAACGCATCTTTCGAGAGAAAGCCTCGGCCAGTTCGACCAAAAATCGTCCTGAACTAAAAAATGCTCTCGACTTTGTTAGGGAGGAAGATGTTTTCGTGGTCACAAAGCTTGATCGCCTTGCTCGATCCGTAGTTGATTTATCAATAATTGTTCAGCGACTTGAAGAGAAGAATGTGGATCTCGTTGTCATGGACCAGGGGATCGACACCACAACCATCTACGGCAAACTTCAATTCAACATTCTCGCAGCTATTGGTGAATTTGAGCGAGGATTGATCAGGGAACGCTCACTGGAGGGCCGAGAGAAAGCCAAAGCTCGCGGTGTTGTCTTCGGGGCGAAACCAAAACTTACACCTCAAGAGATAGTCGAACTTGTAAATGATTACGAAACGCCAGGGTGTAGTAAACGTGAGATTGCCGAACATTATGGCATCAGCACATCCTCTGTATATCGACTATATTATGAGAACAGACAGGCATTGTCTGCATGAACACAAAAGGCCACCCGACGATGATCCGGTGGCCTTGATTCTGTGGATTAAAGAGCTTACTGAATACCTCGATCAATAATAACCCGATTTTCGTCTTATAAGTCGTGATTTACAAAAACATTCATCGTGGGTGCTTGAGTCCGGATTGATCCCCGAACCAGCCGGTGCAGGTACTGGAATGAAATAATGTTACTCAAGTAGACTAGAAAGAAGGTCAATCCCCGACGGGATTTCTTCAATGGGGATTCCACCGAAACCGATCAGCAGCTTGTTGTGCTCTTTTTTGCCATCTACATAAAAATCTGAAAACGACAGCAACCTGCATTCCCGTTGCTTCGCTTGACTGATAAATTCAGTCTCATCCTTAATCCTATCCGCTAACTCCAAGACAATATGAAGTCCAGCGCCTTGGCCGATTACCGTTACCTTATCTCCGAAACTTTGCTCAATCGCTCGAAGCGTTAAGTCGTGTTTCTTTTTGTAAAATATGCGGACACGTCTCAAATGCTGCTCCCAATGTCCCTGCTCCATGAAAGAAATCATCGCCCGTTGAGTTAGGAGAGGAACAGGAGAAAGATAATTTTTAAACTTCTTCTTGTAGGTATCTGCCAACCGAGCAGGAAGAACCATGTAGCATAAGCGTAACGCCGGAGAGAAAACCTTTGAGAAGCTCC encodes the following:
- a CDS encoding recombinase family protein; the protein is MGMRVGYARVSTVGQKLEVQMDHLSDCERIFREKASASSTKNRPELKNALDFVREEDVFVVTKLDRLARSVVDLSIIVQRLEEKNVDLVVMDQGIDTTTIYGKLQFNILAAIGEFERGLIRERSLEGREKAKARGVVFGAKPKLTPQEIVELVNDYETPGCSKREIAEHYGISTSSVYRLYYENRQALSA